The genomic window TTCAGACTTCATGCAGAGGCTTCACATGGTGGGAAATATTGTCTCCGTGCCGCCGGATGAGGAAGGGAAAAACAGGGGATACAGATGGGAACTGCACGTGGCCACGAAAGCGGGGCACAGGCCCGAAAAGATCTTTCCAGAGAGCGGCAGGATTGTGGGCGAGGGAATTTCCGGAGGGGAAAGGGCGGCGGTATCCCTGGTATTTGCCCTGGCACTTTTAAGCGATATAGAAGACAGGCCTCCCTTTTACGTGCTGGACGAGTTTGACAGCGCCCTGGACGAGGAGAGAAAACACGAGATCTTTGATTTATACCGGGAGGTGCTGGACCGCAAGCTCATCATCGTATCCCCCAAAGTCCACGGCGATCAGTATCTCAACCGCTTTTCCAAATTCCTGTGCGTCGTGGCCAATCCCGGCGTGCTGCCCAACCAGACCGTAAGCGAGGTGTATGAAGTCACAAGGGAAGGTTATAAAGAAGCAGAACTGGAGGAATAACCTCGGATTTAATAAATCTGAAAAACCCTGTCCCAGTCGTTGGGTCCGCCGAGAAGGCTTTCCTGTTCCCGGTTTAAGAGGTCGGGCCTCGCTTTTATTTTTTCCGTAAATTTTTCATAATCAAGACAGGAAAGGTTATGACCTTCGATAAAGACCACCCGAGCCCCGGGGAAAAGATGGTGGAGCTCCTCCACAAAGGAAATTCCCGGCGAATCGCTGTCGGTCCAGATGTAGCACGGGATATGGGGGGCGGCCCTTTGCAGCAATTTCAAGATTCTGTGGTGGGAAAGCCGGAGTCTGCCGTCGATGCCCACCACAAAAGATTCAGGGCTTTTCTTAAACCACCCGGTCTTATACATTTTAATGAGTAGCGCCCGATTTTCGGTGAGGATTATCCTTCCGGCAGGGGTGGATAAGCTTTTCAATTCTTCCACTTCAAAATTGGTAATGGCGTGCAGGGAATCTAAAGATAAGGTCCGGAATTGTCCATTTGATGGATTTTCCTGCGGCAAATCGCATTCCTGTCCAATACACCGGTTTTGGCTTTCGGCGCAAAATGTGAGTTCAATCTTTCCCAGGATATATACGGGGTACAGGCTGCCGCGGGAGGTGAGCCCCAGGTCTTCAAGGGGCATTCCACATATTTCCTGGATCAGGTCGAGAAGTTTTTCCCTGTCTCTGTCAAACATCTTGGAACCGCCTATAGCCTGCTGCGCCTGTGCACCCAGCTCTTTCCACTCAAAGCCTTCCGGCGACCTCCCTGCCACTTTCAGTACTGAGAGCAGGAACTCCACCGCCAGGCGAAACTTGTCGTTGGTCCTGTCCCATCTAAAAGTCCAGGGCAAGGACTCGGTGAGCCGTACGCTGCGAAAATCCTTCTGTGCGGGTTCCCCGTTTTCCACGACGCTTTCATGAAGCTCTGCTATTTCTGTCAACTTGTTTTCCAAAAACCGCTTTATGGCCTGGAGCGCTTCGACTTTTGCGTCGCCTGTCAGGGCAGGCCCCGCTCCGGACTTCTGCGTCGGGGCGCTTTCCCCGGACGGCCCGTATGATTCCGGGGTTTTGACCTCAATGTCTTTGAAGGCATTTATGATGGAGTCCAGCCATTTTCGATTTTCTCCGGCGAGTTTAAATGCGGCCTCCCGGATAATCGTGTCGAGCGGCTCCATGGGACCGTAGGAAATCGAGTGAATGGACTTTTCATCGCTTTTAAGGCGGATGAACCTTCCAACCAGGCCGCAGTCCATAACGAGACCGGAGAGCAAGTCCGGGTCGCGGGAAAGCTTCGCCGACCATTTTTTGCAAAAATCATACCAGCCCTGTTCTGTTACGGCATTTCCAGCTGAAAAAAAATCGCTCAGGGCCTGGAGAAAATCGCGCGGGAGGCTTTTTGCCTCCTGAAAAGAGGCGTCCCGGAACTCCAGAATGCCAGCCATTCTTTGCCGCCTTTTGCTTGCCGAGGTAAACCGGCCATTCCCACTTTCCTATGGAAAAGCGGGGCTTTTCCGCCGGTATCCAGTCTTTTAACAGCCTTACCCATCCGGGAAACATGTAAATTACCCCTTTTTGTAAAATGCCAGTTTAAATATAAATGATAAATGTTTTTGTGGATTATCTAAAAACATTATATCACAGCGCGAAAGAATTTTAAAATCCAGCTTATTACAAAAAAATGCTGGTTGTTATTCTTATCTTATTTAAGAGAGTTTTTAATTATTATTGAAAACAGGATGATATGATTTGAAAATAAATTTTTACAGCATTTTTTAGATAACAATTTTTTATTACCACTACTTACAGGGGTTGTCGCCAGAGTGGAAACGCCATAGTAAAATTGGTTCCCACTTTAATGGGTACCGCCGCTGAAAAATTGACCCGCCCACAGAATATGCGACAGATAAGCCAGGTCAAATGAACCTGCAGTATTTGGGGAAGTTTACTAATTATTCAAAAGAATTTGATGGCTTTGAACGGCACCTGGCAACGAATTATTCTGGTTGTTGCGAAATTCAGGAAAGAAGTTAATCCACCGTTTATGGCTTATGAACTATAATATCGAGGTCGCAAGGGAACAGGTGGTCAATGGTATCCTCCAATTCTTTTATGGATACCCGGGGTTTGTCTGCTATTTCTGAAGTTGCTCCATTCAGAAAATATATTTCGTTTCTTCTGTGACAATGATAAAATAACAAACAGATAGGAATTCGTTTAAATAAGGTGGAATGGATATGGGCATTACAGTGCAAGAAGCACTTCGAATAGGGGAATTGAAAAATGCGAAGGTAATAGCAGGGGAAAAGGGCCTTGATAGAATTGTAAATTATGTAATCACGATGGATGTTCCTGATGCTGCTAAGTGGATCAGAGGAAATGAACTTTTGCTTACAGCGGCATATGTTTTTATGAATAATCCTGATATGGAGAAAACCTTCGTTTATGATTTGGTCGAAAGAAATTGCTCTGCTCTTGCCATAAAACCCGGAAGATTTATTGACAAAATTCCACCGCAGATAATAGAGCCCGCAAATGAAAAAAATTTTCCAATTATTGAACTGCCGGTATATGTAGCCTGGCATGATATAGTAAATCCTATCATGCTGGAAATATTGAACAAAGAAGCAGGCATTATAAAGCGTTCCTTTGAAATACACGATGAGCTCATGAAGGTTGCGCTGCAGGGTGGAGATCTGGCGGCTGTTGCCGGCACTCTTTCCTATCTTTTAAACTGCAATGTTTTTATAGAAGACGAAAGTTTTAATCTTTTATCCTTCTCAAACTGCCGTGGTGCCTGCGATGCATTAAGCCTGGAGATAATAAAAAACGGCAGGATTCCTCTTGACGTGATTGAAGAGATGGATAAAAAAGGAATATTTAATAAGATAAAAACATTTAAAAAGCCCGTGAGGGTGAATATAAGGAGTAAAAACAACTGTTATACAAGAGTAATAGCGCCCATTATAATTAAAGGCGAAATATGCGGTTATATCACTTTGATTGAAAACGACTCGCGATTTGGCGATTTTGATTTGATAGCCGCCGAACAGGCGGCAACAATCGCCGCACTTGAAATCATGAAAAAGCAGGCGGTAAAGCAGGCAGAAGGGAAAGTGAAAAGAGAATTTTTTGAAAATATCCTTGCGGGAAATATAAAGGATGCCTCACAGATAAAAAGCCGGCTGAAATATTATGGCGTGAATTTTAAAGGGGATATTGCCGTGATAGTCATCCATATGAATTATGAAAGCGCTTTAAAAGCGGAAGAAGAAGATTTCAAGGGCTTTGAAAGTGTAATGGCGCCGCTTTCGCATGTGATATTGAGAAAAGGTGAAGATATAATAATAATTTGCAGTTTCTCCGACGTTAGGACCATCGGAAAATACGATGAAATAAATATTCTGTGCAAAAACATTTCAAAAAGTCTGGGAGGCATAAAAGAGATAAGATTTGGTATCAGCGATTTTCATGACGATGTAGCAAAAATATCTGAAGGATACATTGAGGCCAAAAGATCCCTGGAACTTGCGGATATGTTAAAAAATGGTACCGGCAGCATAGTGTTTTATAAAGATGTATGGATATATGATTTTATTTTAAGCTGTAAGGAAAACGAAAATCTTAAAAAATTCTGCGATAGAAGACTTCTCAAACTCATCGAATACGATTCAAAAAACAAAGAGGAAAATTTGCTAAACACCCTGAGAGTTTATCTTGATTGCACAGGCAAACATAATATGGCCGCCGAAAAGCTTTTTATCCACCGGAATACCTTAAATTACAGGTTAAACAAGATAAGAGAGATACTCGACTGCGACCTGAACGACCCTTCCACCAGGTTGAGGCTCGAGATTGGTTTAAAAATAGCTAACTTATTATAATACTTATTATAATAAAAGAATCTTTGATTCTTAATCCTGGGGTATAAATTTATTCAAGATTTTATTTGAAAAATTACAGCTTCTTTATTGGGCATTTTGCACAATTAAGAAGCTGTTTTTTATTATTAATGCAATAGGTTAAACATATTTTATTGTGTTAAAATTAAAAATAACAGTATGGTAGCAATATTATAAAAATTGTACGACAAAGGAGGGATTTGATGATATTAGATATAATTGTGCCCGTATCTACCGATATATGGAACAAAGAGGTGGAATTGGAAGCCGAAAAAATAAAAAGCCCGGGCATACAGGTGAGGGTAACGTCATTAACAAAAGGCCCTGTATCGATAGAGTCGGAATATGATGAAGCATTCGCAAGCCCCTGTGTCATTTCACAAGCGGAAGAGTTAGAAATGAATGGTTCAAATGGCGTAGTAATATACTGTTTTGGAGAACCTGGCTTGCATGCATGTAAGGAAAAACTGAGTGTACCTGTGGTGGGACTAAGGGAAGCGGCCGTATCCATGGCGAAAATTTTGGGTGACAGGATTGGCGTTATCTCCACTATAAAAAGTGCTGTCCCAAGGCATGTTAGAGCTTTAAAACATGAGGTACATAAAGTGGTGGCTGTGGATATGCCCGTTCTGGATTTTGTAAATGTTCGCGAACTGGAAAAGCGAATAGAAATGAAAATTCAGGAACTAATAAATTATGGCTGCGATGTCATAGTTTTGGGATGCGGGTCAATGTTAAATATAGATATAAAAAGGATGCAAAACGAATACGGCATACCCATCGTTATCCCGCTCGATGCTGCTGTAGCCGTCTGTGAGTATTTGATGAAAAATAATTTAAAACAGAGCAAGCTGACCTATCCTTTTCCGCCGGTTAAGGAAATCAAATGATTATCAAATTATTTTGATATGCAAAATGCATAAAATAGTCAGGAAATTTGTTATAAATGCATAATGAAATACAAGTATACAATATGATAAAATTAAGAATCAAAACGCAATACTAAAGGAGCGATATCGTGGAGGGAATTCTGAATTTAAAAATCGACGAATATTTTGATGATATAATAAAGAATCTTCAAGAATTTATAAATATTCCAAGCGTTTTAGATGAAGAAAAGACGGATGAAAGCTTTCCCTTCGGGCCCAAAATAGATGAAGCTCTTAGATGGATATTAAAAAAAGGCAATGAGATGGGGTTAAAATCAAAAAATGTAGATAGTTATGCAGGATATATTGAGATAGGTAACGGCCCTGAGATGGTAGGGATTTTGGGCCATATAGATGTAGTCCCGGCGGGGGCAGGCTGGTCAGTGGATCCTTTCGAAGGGCAGATTAAAGAAGGTAAACTGTATGGCAGGGGCTCCGTAGACGATAAGGGACCTATTATGGCTGTACTGTACGCGTTGAAGGCAATAGAGGATTCCCGTCTGCCGGTTTCAAAGAGAGCGCGCCTCATTATAGGAACCGACGAGGAGACCGGTGCAAGATGCATAAAGTATTACCTTGAAAAGGAAGAGCCGCCTATATGCGGTTTTTCTCCAGATGCAGAATTTCCCATAATACATGCAGAAAAGGGCATTTTGCGCTTTGAATTGACAAAAAGCTTCGACGAGGGCCCAAGACCCGGGGCGAATCTAAAAAGAATACGGGGCGGAACCCGTGTGAATGTGGTACCCGACTATGCGGAAGCTGTAATAGAAGGTGTGGATGATGAGAAAATAGAATCTAAAATTAGAGAACAGGGGCTTGCAGGCAAAATATATATAGAGAAGTCGCTGGAAGGTGTCATTTTAAAAGCAAAAGGTATTTCGGCCCATGCTAGTTACCCGGGGGACGGGGAAAACGCCATTCAAATACTCCTGAATTTCCTAACACTGATTGATTTTGGCGGTAAAGAGGCAAAAACTTTCATTGATGCGGTAGCCGGTAAATTAAAAATGGAGTCAGATGGAAAAACTCTTGGAATATCCTGCAGCGACGACATTTCGGGAGCTCTAACAATAAATCTGGGCGTAGTGGATTTTGATGAAAAACGGGGAAGCCTTAAGTTTGACATAAGGTATCCTGTAACGGTAGACGGAAACGATATAATTGCAAATCTCAAAAAAGCTTTCGATGATTTGGGGGCGGAATTTTTGATAAACCAGCACAAATTGCCTCTATACGTCGAGCCGGAAACCGAATTTATAAAAAAACTGCAGGGCGTATATAAAGAGATGACCGGTGACGAACCAAAGCTCCTGTCAATAGGAGGGGGCACATACTGCAGGTATATAAAAAATACTGTTTCCTTCGGTCCGGTTTTCCCCGGACAAAAAGAACTGGCTCATCAGAAGGATGAATATATTGCTCTTGAAGATCTGAGGAAAATAGGGAAGATTTATGCTCAGGCAATTTATGAGTTAATAAAATAAAAATCAGTTTGATTTTAAGACTTTCTGTTAAAAAACTTTTATTCTTAAGAAAGGATGATTCACTGTGGAGTTGAACATCGGAATAGAACCGGCAAAAGAATATTTGAGCTTCGAACTTGCAAAAGGTGCTCTAAAACTGGTGAAAGACGTAATGCTGGTTAAGGAAGGAGAGAATGTTGTTATAACCGCCGATTCTTCCACTGATCGAAGAGTAGTTGAGGCTACGGCCAATGCAGTTTACAGCATAGGAGCGATGCCGACCGTAATATATTATCCCACTGCACCCAATGCGTGTATTGAACCTCCTGCACCTGTGGGAAGAGCAGTTGCGAAAGCAGATGTCTGGATAGAATACACTTATTCTTATGTCATGCACTCGCCCTCCTGGAAAAGATCTCTGGAAAACGGTTGCAGGTATATATGTCTTACCGGTATGGATGTGGAAATGCTGGTGAAGACGAACTAGAGTTGATTATGACCTGCTTATTGAGTTGGGAGAGTTGTTGAAAGATACGATTCAATCTGCGGATGAAATAATAGTTAAAAGTGATAATGGTACTTACCTGACAGCCCACAATCATGGAAGGAGGGTGCGCCATTCAGGGCAGAAGGCCACTCAAAAAGGCTATCCCATCATGCTGGGCGGCCAGATAAGCTGGTGTCCGGTAGAGAGCACCATTAACGGGACACTGGTCTTTGATGGAGCTCTGTGGCCGCCGCTGGAGCTGGGGTTACTCAAGAATCCGGTCAAACTGAAATTAAAAGAAGGTCGGGTGGTAAGCATAGACGGAGATGTGGAAGCGAAGATCTTTGAAAACTGGCTGAAATCGATGAATGACCCGAATATGTACAGGCTTGCACACTATTCTCTGGGCTTCAACCCCGGTGTGACAAGACCCACCGGTAGAATTGTAGAAGACGAGAGGGTATTTGGCTGCATGGAATTCGGCATCGGCAGCCAGGGAGCATCAATCATGGGAGAATGCTGGTCGGCCGCATCTCATTCGGACGGTATTTTATTGAAACCCACGATTATTTTGGACGGCAAGGTTTTTGAAGAAAACGGCATATATCAGCTGCCGGAAGCAAGGGAGATATGCAGGAGATTAAATGTGGCAGGGTATTGATGTAATCTCGAAATTTTTTCTTACGTAATTAAAAATGTTTATGATTTTAGTGCGACGATTAATATGGGAATGTATTTTCAAAGTCATATTTTATCTTGCTATGTATGAAAGGAAGGTAATATTTATGGAATTAAATATAGGCATTGAAACAAGGGATGAATTTTTATCCTTAGAACTTGCAAAAAGTGCAAGAAAATTAGTGGAAGGCATAATGTTAGTAAAAGAGGGTGAAGAGGTAGTAATTACAGGAGATACTTCTTCGGATAGGCGAGTTATAGAAGAAGTGGCCAAGGCAGCATACGCTGCAGGAGCCGTACCTACGGTAATATGGTATGATACCAGGCCCACCGCTGTGATGGAACCTCCCAGGGTAGTTGCGGGAGCCGTAAAAAATGCGGACGTCTGGATAGAGTTTTCGTACGCATATATACTTCATACCCAGGCCTGGAGACGTTCTTTGGACGAAGGCTGCCGTTATATCTGCCTGACCGGGATGGATGCTTTAATGATGGTGAATACTATCGGCAGGGTCAATTATTCTAAAATGCTGGAGTTAGGTGAAAAATTGCGGCAATTAGCCGAAAATGCCGATGAGGTGATAATTCAAAGCCCGGCGGGAACAGATTTAAAAGCTTACAATAGAGGCAGAAAGGTAAGACAATCTGGTAAGCTGGCAGATACTAAAGGCGAACCCATAATGCTTGGCGGTCAGGTATCATGGTGCCCGGTTGAGGATACTATTAATGGAAAGCTCGTATTCGACGGCGCTTTATGGCCCCCTGCTGAATTGGGTCTATTGCGTTCACCGATTGAGCTTACTCTTGAAAACGGAGTTGTTAAAAATATCGAAGGAGGGGCGGAAGCGACAATATTTAAAAGATGGCTGGCAGCCTTTAATGACCCGACTATGTATTGGCTTGCCCATTATTCTCTGGGATTCAATCCAGGCGTAACTAAACCCACCGGGAGGATCGTCGAAGACGAAAGGGTATTCGGGTGCATTGAAATGGGTCTGGGAAGCCAGGGACCTCAGATAAAGGGCAAGACATGGAAAAGCGCTTCCCACACCGACGGAATAGTGTTAAATCCAACGATAATTTTTGATGGAGAAGTCATAGAAAAAGAA from Biomaibacter acetigenes includes these protein-coding regions:
- a CDS encoding aminopeptidase, producing MELNIGIETRDEFLSLELAKSARKLVEGIMLVKEGEEVVITGDTSSDRRVIEEVAKAAYAAGAVPTVIWYDTRPTAVMEPPRVVAGAVKNADVWIEFSYAYILHTQAWRRSLDEGCRYICLTGMDALMMVNTIGRVNYSKMLELGEKLRQLAENADEVIIQSPAGTDLKAYNRGRKVRQSGKLADTKGEPIMLGGQVSWCPVEDTINGKLVFDGALWPPAELGLLRSPIELTLENGVVKNIEGGAEATIFKRWLAAFNDPTMYWLAHYSLGFNPGVTKPTGRIVEDERVFGCIEMGLGSQGPQIKGKTWKSASHTDGIVLNPTIIFDGEVIEKEGKYVHPELVKLCSELGI
- a CDS encoding aspartate/glutamate racemase family protein, which codes for MILDIIVPVSTDIWNKEVELEAEKIKSPGIQVRVTSLTKGPVSIESEYDEAFASPCVISQAEELEMNGSNGVVIYCFGEPGLHACKEKLSVPVVGLREAAVSMAKILGDRIGVISTIKSAVPRHVRALKHEVHKVVAVDMPVLDFVNVRELEKRIEMKIQELINYGCDVIVLGCGSMLNIDIKRMQNEYGIPIVIPLDAAVAVCEYLMKNNLKQSKLTYPFPPVKEIK
- the pepV gene encoding dipeptidase PepV → MEGILNLKIDEYFDDIIKNLQEFINIPSVLDEEKTDESFPFGPKIDEALRWILKKGNEMGLKSKNVDSYAGYIEIGNGPEMVGILGHIDVVPAGAGWSVDPFEGQIKEGKLYGRGSVDDKGPIMAVLYALKAIEDSRLPVSKRARLIIGTDEETGARCIKYYLEKEEPPICGFSPDAEFPIIHAEKGILRFELTKSFDEGPRPGANLKRIRGGTRVNVVPDYAEAVIEGVDDEKIESKIREQGLAGKIYIEKSLEGVILKAKGISAHASYPGDGENAIQILLNFLTLIDFGGKEAKTFIDAVAGKLKMESDGKTLGISCSDDISGALTINLGVVDFDEKRGSLKFDIRYPVTVDGNDIIANLKKAFDDLGAEFLINQHKLPLYVEPETEFIKKLQGVYKEMTGDEPKLLSIGGGTYCRYIKNTVSFGPVFPGQKELAHQKDEYIALEDLRKIGKIYAQAIYELIK
- a CDS encoding PucR family transcriptional regulator translates to MGITVQEALRIGELKNAKVIAGEKGLDRIVNYVITMDVPDAAKWIRGNELLLTAAYVFMNNPDMEKTFVYDLVERNCSALAIKPGRFIDKIPPQIIEPANEKNFPIIELPVYVAWHDIVNPIMLEILNKEAGIIKRSFEIHDELMKVALQGGDLAAVAGTLSYLLNCNVFIEDESFNLLSFSNCRGACDALSLEIIKNGRIPLDVIEEMDKKGIFNKIKTFKKPVRVNIRSKNNCYTRVIAPIIIKGEICGYITLIENDSRFGDFDLIAAEQAATIAALEIMKKQAVKQAEGKVKREFFENILAGNIKDASQIKSRLKYYGVNFKGDIAVIVIHMNYESALKAEEEDFKGFESVMAPLSHVILRKGEDIIIICSFSDVRTIGKYDEINILCKNISKSLGGIKEIRFGISDFHDDVAKISEGYIEAKRSLELADMLKNGTGSIVFYKDVWIYDFILSCKENENLKKFCDRRLLKLIEYDSKNKEENLLNTLRVYLDCTGKHNMAAEKLFIHRNTLNYRLNKIREILDCDLNDPSTRLRLEIGLKIANLL